In a single window of the Portunus trituberculatus isolate SZX2019 chromosome 9, ASM1759143v1, whole genome shotgun sequence genome:
- the LOC123501552 gene encoding probable serine/threonine-protein kinase dyrk2, whose amino-acid sequence MQRFMSLGTLIQQHCTAITTATSTTTITTTNTPTTPTTTTTTNKTSRTAIKMNFINKGIMTGRAKLSKIIHVKPFQLSDEKNKENLDISKPIQHTPQDATLLDTKLPSSLTNSIEDVYVGSPRPSLRKPTPSPSSNRRSRSLDRLTASGTSSDRRNSYFDIRNHTHSLGSQQELAPVFTTTYRTVFSTLTTNTPTTAMNGANSYSNSSKNSLSNASIGSRFKTAEFTFQKSPVKRRAKW is encoded by the coding sequence ATGCAGAGATTCATGTCACTTGGAACACTAATACAACAACACtgcactgctattactactgctacttctactactaccattactactactaacacacccaccacccccaccaccaccaccactactaataaaaCCTCACGTACTGCTATTAAAATGAACTTTATCAACAAGGGCATCATGACAGGCCGTGCTAAGCTATCCAAAATCATCCACGTCAAGCCATTTCAACTCAGTgacgagaagaacaaggagaacctCGACATTTCCAAACCgatacaacacacaccacaagacGCGACGCTGCTGGACACCAaactgccttcctccctcaccaacagcATAGAGGACGTGTATGTGGGCTCTCCTCGACCTTCACTGCGCAAACCAACACCAAGCCCGAGCTCTAACCGCCGCTCACGCTCCCTAGATAGACTGACAGCCTCCGGGACATCAAGTGATAGGAGAAATTCATACTTTGATATCCGTAACCATACACACTCGCTCGGGTCACAACAGGAGTTGGCGCCAGTTTTCACAACGACCTATAGAACTGTTTTCTCTACGCTCACCACCAACACGCCCACCACAGCTATGAACGGCGCCAACAGCTACAGTAACTCCAGTAAAAATTCGCTCAGTAATGCTAGTATAGGCAGTAGGTTCAAGACAGCGGAGTTTACGTTTCAGAAGTCTCCCGTGAAGCGTCGTGCCAAGTGGTAG